A stretch of DNA from Rhodococcus sp. NBC_00297:
TTCGTGGTCGAGGGTGAAGTCGAATGCCTTCGCGGCTGCTTCGAGGACCTTGATGCCCTCGGGTACTACTTCCTTACCGATTCCGTCTCCGGGGATGACGGCGATGCGATGAGTGGAACCCATGGGGTGCCTACCTTTCGGTGTGTGGGAGTCGCTGACGGAGGCGTCAGGCAGAGTCCTGATGGTGGGTGAGCTCGTCACCTTCGAGCGCGTCGATCGCTGCGGCGGTGAGGCTGTTCAGAATGTGCTTGCGTGTCAGCTCTCCCGCCGCGTGGCTGTCACCCGAGACGACGAGTTCGAGGATCTGGAAGTGCTCGTCGAGATCGATGGTGCGGGGTTCCGCACCCGGTGGCAGTTCCAGGCCCACCCGCCGATACCTGTCGGACTTGTCCCACAGGTCTTCCAGCAGGTGGATGAGTACGTCGTTGTGGGACGCGAGGTACAGGGTGCGGTGGAACTCGCGGTGCGCGATCAGCCCCTCCTCCCCCCACTTCTGAGTCACCGGGACCAGTCGAGACGCCGCGGCCCGCATGTCGACGATGTCGCGTTCGGTGCGCCGCTGTGCAGCCAGTTCCACAGCGGTGGGGTCGAGCGACAGACGCACCTCGAAGAGCTGTCGCGCCTGAGTGGACGACATTGGTGCGATGCGCACGTTCTTGTGACTGTCGAGTTCTATCAGCCCCTCACTGCTCAGGCGCCGCACCGCCTCCCGTAGAGGGGTGATGCTCATCTGCAGGCGGTCGGCCAGTTCGTACTGCGCCAGACGCGAGCCCGCGGGCAGAGTTCCCAGCAGGATCCAGCTGCGGAGCTGGGCGTAGGCGACGTCTCCCTTGCTGGAGAAGACATTCTGCGCAACGGCCACGATGGTCCGCCTC
This window harbors:
- a CDS encoding GntR family transcriptional regulator: MAVAQNVFSSKGDVAYAQLRSWILLGTLPAGSRLAQYELADRLQMSITPLREAVRRLSSEGLIELDSHKNVRIAPMSSTQARQLFEVRLSLDPTAVELAAQRRTERDIVDMRAAASRLVPVTQKWGEEGLIAHREFHRTLYLASHNDVLIHLLEDLWDKSDRYRRVGLELPPGAEPRTIDLDEHFQILELVVSGDSHAAGELTRKHILNSLTAAAIDALEGDELTHHQDSA